The sequence below is a genomic window from Verrucomicrobiales bacterium.
CATGAGCAGCTCGACTTATCTGAGGGCTCGATCCTTCCTGCCGAGCGGCGGATCTAGTGCCATCTCTTCGGAGTCCTACACGGTGCTTGGAGCCGAGTTCCAACACTTTCAGTCAAGTTTGCCGCTGCTCATCATCGAAACCTACGGCCAGCCCATTCCGCACCGATCCAAAGCAACAGGTTCATTCCGAATGATCGAACCTAAGGGCACAGTCATCTCCATCACCAACCCCGCCAACTGGCAGGGACGCCTAGAACTGAGCCAGCGCGGGAATACCTCGCGGCGATTCCCCAAACGTTCCTACACGATCAAGTTGATCGACCACCAGGGCGGCGCGGCGAAGTCTCCGCTGGGCGGCATGCCGCAGGACTCTGATTGGGTTTTATACGCGCCCTACTTCGACCGTACCCAACTGCGCGACGTGCTAGCCTACGAACTGAGCAACGCCATTGGCCGATACGCGCCGCGAACCCGTTTTGTGGAGGTTTTCGTGACGGAAGCCGGCGGCAGGTTGGAGAACCGCCACTATGCGGGAGTGTATGTGCTGGAAGAAAAGATTAAACGCGGACGCCATCGCGTGAATCTGGCCGATGCAGCGGCGCATGGAGGTGCCCAGGGTGCTCTCGGTGGTTTCCTCTTCAAGATGGATCATGTAGATCCTGGAGAAAACGGCTTCCACACTGCTCGGGGACTCCATTTTCTATATGTCCATCCGAAGGAGCGCGAAATCACCGGAGAGCAACGCGTCTGGCTCGTCAACTACCTGAATGATTTCGAGCGGGTGCTCCACGGTCAAAATTTCACCGATCCAACCAAAGGATACGCCAAGTTCCTGGATGTCGATGCCTTCATCGATCACTATTGGCTGGTGGAGATGTCCAAGAACGTGGACGGCTTTCGTTTCAGCGCCTTCCTGCAACTCACTCCCGGAGGAAGGCTCAAGATGGGCCCCATCTGGGACTGGGACCAAAGTTTCGGAAACGCAGACTTCTACGGAGGGGACGACCCCGAGGGCTGGTACTGGCCGAACATCCGGAGAACTGAGATCAATTGGTTCGCCCGATTGAACCAGGATCCGGAGTTCCGACAACGCACAGTCAACCGGTGGACCGAGCTCCGACGCGGCCCCTTCTCGACATCTCAAATCCTCGAGCGCATGGATGTTCTGGTCGCGTCCCTGGGGGAAGCCCAACAGCGCAATTCCGCCCGTTGGCCTACGCGGCGAAATTACCCGGACTATGTTCGTCAGATGAAGGGGTGGATTCAGACCCGGGTGGAATGGATCGACAGAGAGCTGGGTTCGAGATCAAAAAGGGCGGGAGTGAAGAGTGAAGAGTGAAGAGTGAAGAGTGAAGAGTGAAGAGTGAAGAGTGACGAGTTCCCGAGGCGTACGCTGACAGCGTTACTTTTCCCGCAGCGTCGGTTGTCCCCGGACGGTTTCCCTTCGGGAACTCATCACTCATCACTCATCACTCATCACTCGCCACTCTTCACTCATCACTCCAACAGTTCCTGAACCGTCCATGGCGTTTCCCTCTGCCGTGTGGCCGTGCGAACAGCCTCAACCTGAGCGGCCGTCACGGCCGAAGCATTCGCCCCAAACGTGCCACGCACGAACGTGAGCACGTCGGCGAGCTGCTCGTTGGTTAAGCCACCCATCGATGGCATCGGGACGGCGCCAGGTCCACCGAAAGATTGACCTGCCACCTTCAGTGGCCCGCTCAGGCCATGAAGCACGATCTTGATGAGTCGGGACGGATCACCTTTGACCCACTCGCTTCCGATGAGGGGAGGGTACACGCCGGGCAAGCCCTTGCCTTCCGGCTGATGGCATGGAAGACAGGCCATCTCGTAGAGCCTTTCGCCCGGTGAGGCCTGCTTCGGAGGCGTCCCCAGGAGCCGGGTCAAATAGTCTGTTTGCGGGGCACCGCCAAATTTCAACTGCCCTGAGGTGAAGGCTGCCGCCCAGCGGGATTGGGATGCTCGAGCGCTCTGGCGAATGGCATAGTCAAGGAACGGGTCACGTGGCAGATCCACCGCCGCAGCGATGATCTCCACAGCCTCCGCCTTGGGCACATAGCTAGCCGCGACGACCGATTCCAAGCGCACTCTTGGATTTTCATCCTGCACGCGCTCGCGCAGCAGCGTGAGGGACTCTGGGAGACGATCCGCCCACATGCCGGCCACGCGAGTGCCGTAGGCCCGGACTCGCGCATCCTTCGCGTTGAGGAGCCTCTGGAGCAATTCCAGGTAAGGAGTTTCATGGGCCTCGAACACGCCAATCACCTCGAGCAGTAGCGGCTCATTTTCGGGTGTGTTGAGTGGAACATGCGCCACGAAGGTCTTCGCGGCAGGAAGCACATCTTCCCTCGCCGCATCGAAAAGCAGTCGCTTGGCCTGATACCGAGTCCAGCGTTCCGGCGAACGAAGCTGTTCGAGAAGTTCGGCCGGCTTCATCGCAGCAAGATTGGGTTGCTTGATCGAGGCCCGGCCTTTCGCGCTAACGCGCCAGATACGGCCATGGGTGCGATCGCGCATCGGGTCCGCATAGCTGGCCTGGTAGTGCCCGATGACCGGGTTAAACCAGTCGGCCGCATAGATGGCACCGTCGGGTCCGACGCTCACATCCACCGGACGAAACGAGCTGTTGGATGATTTCACGAGCCGCGGCAGCTGCTTGGTTTTGAACCCGGAGCCGGCCTCCTCAAACTGATGCAGCTCCACCACCGCGCCAAAGTATCCACCAATCAGAGCGCAGCCCTGGATGTCGTCGGGCAACGCGCGTGTACCGACAATGTCGAGTGCAGTCGTCTTCGGGGAGGTGTCGAAGAGCGGGCCCACCGAGTGGTATTGCTCCGGCGTGTTGGCATAGGAGGCATTCGCGTCGGTCGTCGAACTACTGCCGCTCGGACTGGCCCCGCGGACCATGCCGGGCACCGTCCAATAGCCTTGCGGCCGATCACCGGACTTGTGAAAGACTTGACCAAAATCATCGAAGGCCACGCCCCAGCAATTGGCCCCGGCCATCCCGCCGCCGAAAAAGCCCTCGAGGTGAAGCTGACGCGGACGCATCCTCCAGACTGCCGCGCGATCCAACCGCGCTACACCATGCGGGGTTTCCACACGCGACATCGCGTGAAGCCCTTGCGTGAACCACAGGCTACCATCCGGGCCGTGGCAGATGCTGTTGATGAGCTGATGTGTGTCGCCGATGCCAAAGCCCGAGAACACAACCTGCCGTTCGTCGGCTCTGCCGTCGCCGTTCGTATCGCGCAAATGAAGGAGCTGATCAAAATCGCAGACGTACACGCCTCCCGCGCCCGGTTCCACGCCCTGAACCATGGTCAGCCCTTCGGCGAATTTCCACGACTTGTCGGCCCGGCCGTCGCCATTGCTGTCCTCGAGCACGAGAATGAAGTCCGTCGGGGGAATGCTCGCGAGCGTTTGGGGATAGGTGGGTGAACAGGCAACATACAGGCGCCCCTTCTCATCCCAGGAGAACTGGGTAGGTTTCACCACGCCGTCACGCTCCGAAGCGAAGAGATTGATCTCATAGCCTTCGGCCAGGGTAAAGGTCTTGAGCTGTTCCTCGGGTGGAATCGCCTTCGCCTCCTCGGAAGAGATCGGCAGTCTGGGTAAAACGAGTGGCTTAGCCGGCTCATTGCGAACCAGGGCATGGATCCGAGCGTCCGCTTGTTCCACGAGCGGTTTCTGTCGCTCGAAAGCTTGCAGCAGGGAAGGTTCCGATCCGGCAGCTTGCCCAAATTTCTGACTCATCCGGTCTCCATAGACGAACGACCAATTGGCCGGACGCCAGCAATCGAACCACAGACGGTTCTTCTCCACAATGGCGGCTCGCACCGGGTCGAGGGAGGCGGATGCGTTGGGCTCCGCCCCCAGACTGCGGGTGATGGCGGCGGCAACCTCGCGCAGACCACCCGCGTTCAAATGAACTCCATCGTCGGTCAGGCGCTGTCGTGAGACGCGCTTCGCCAGAGCGTCGGGAAGATCCACAAACACGGCTCCGCGCTGCTTGGCGATCTCCCGCACCGCCGCCGCATAGGCGGCCACATCTGCATTGCGCTGAGTGAGGTCGGGCGCGTGGGAGGCAAGCGGCTTCTCAAAGGGCATGGGAGCGATCAGAACCAGTCGCCGTGTTCGCGTGGCCAACTGGTCCAAAAGGCGATGGTAGGCCGCCGTGAACTGCGCGATCCGTCCCACTCCATCCAGCGCCTCCATCTGCCCAAATTGAGCCATCACGACGGTCGCCCCAACCGACTCGATCTGCCCGGCCCAAGGGCCGAAGTTCAAATCACGCCATTGCTCGTAGACAGTGTCAGCCTCCCACGCCATGGAGCGAAAGCGCGGCGCCTTATCGAGGAACGCCGATGCCAGTTGGGCCTCCAACTCCCCCACTTTCTGTTCACGCACCAGGTTTTCCTGGCCTACCAGCACGATCGTTTCGTTAGAGCTCAGCTGAAACCTGCCGTCCGGGAAGGGTGCGAGGGGCAAGGTCGGCTGCCCGTCGCCGAACCGCCGCAGAACCTCGGCTGGAGTGCGCTCCGCAGAAGCGGGCAACTCCTCGAGAGTGATATTGCGAAACGAAATCTCCGCCTTGCAGGCTCCGTGGATCTGCAGGGCGATCAGGCCCTGTGTGTCGATGCCTTCCGCGCGTTCAACAAAGGTCGCCGTGCGCTGGCCGTTGAGGAAGAGCTGGATGTCCGGGCCGCGAGCGATAACTTCATAGCGATTCCAGTCGCGGGGCTTCTCCAAGCTCACTACGAGATTCGTATCCGCCATCGCTAGCATCCTGTTGCGGCGTGACTCGTCGTAGAGACAGCCCGAGTAGCCCGCGCCGATATCCGCCTGGTAACCGGACATTTCGTTTGGCGGATTGGCGATGCGCTTGCTGCGGAACTG
It includes:
- a CDS encoding CotH kinase family protein; this translates as MARFVASLFGSHPHLRLGFTLWILGAFDSRGQADGERAIGLSAPEFSVPGGVYSKPFNVEIRGSPASNEAVIRYTLDGTEPTEKSALYQHALNMSSSTYLRARSFLPSGGSSAISSESYTVLGAEFQHFQSSLPLLIIETYGQPIPHRSKATGSFRMIEPKGTVISITNPANWQGRLELSQRGNTSRRFPKRSYTIKLIDHQGGAAKSPLGGMPQDSDWVLYAPYFDRTQLRDVLAYELSNAIGRYAPRTRFVEVFVTEAGGRLENRHYAGVYVLEEKIKRGRHRVNLADAAAHGGAQGALGGFLFKMDHVDPGENGFHTARGLHFLYVHPKEREITGEQRVWLVNYLNDFERVLHGQNFTDPTKGYAKFLDVDAFIDHYWLVEMSKNVDGFRFSAFLQLTPGGRLKMGPIWDWDQSFGNADFYGGDDPEGWYWPNIRRTEINWFARLNQDPEFRQRTVNRWTELRRGPFSTSQILERMDVLVASLGEAQQRNSARWPTRRNYPDYVRQMKGWIQTRVEWIDRELGSRSKRAGVKSEE
- a CDS encoding DUF1080 domain-containing protein gives rise to the protein MTAIYRILVILSLCATSAVISVGAPVALFDGRSFEGWEGETTQVWRIREGVIVGGSLEGNPRNEFLATRKSFQNFHLRFEYKLVGTEGFVNGGVQFRSKRIANPPNEMSGYQADIGAGYSGCLYDESRRNRMLAMADTNLVVSLEKPRDWNRYEVIARGPDIQLFLNGQRTATFVERAEGIDTQGLIALQIHGACKAEISFRNITLEELPASAERTPAEVLRRFGDGQPTLPLAPFPDGRFQLSSNETIVLVGQENLVREQKVGELEAQLASAFLDKAPRFRSMAWEADTVYEQWRDLNFGPWAGQIESVGATVVMAQFGQMEALDGVGRIAQFTAAYHRLLDQLATRTRRLVLIAPMPFEKPLASHAPDLTQRNADVAAYAAAVREIAKQRGAVFVDLPDALAKRVSRQRLTDDGVHLNAGGLREVAAAITRSLGAEPNASASLDPVRAAIVEKNRLWFDCWRPANWSFVYGDRMSQKFGQAAGSEPSLLQAFERQKPLVEQADARIHALVRNEPAKPLVLPRLPISSEEAKAIPPEEQLKTFTLAEGYEINLFASERDGVVKPTQFSWDEKGRLYVACSPTYPQTLASIPPTDFILVLEDSNGDGRADKSWKFAEGLTMVQGVEPGAGGVYVCDFDQLLHLRDTNGDGRADERQVVFSGFGIGDTHQLINSICHGPDGSLWFTQGLHAMSRVETPHGVARLDRAAVWRMRPRQLHLEGFFGGGMAGANCWGVAFDDFGQVFHKSGDRPQGYWTVPGMVRGASPSGSSSTTDANASYANTPEQYHSVGPLFDTSPKTTALDIVGTRALPDDIQGCALIGGYFGAVVELHQFEEAGSGFKTKQLPRLVKSSNSSFRPVDVSVGPDGAIYAADWFNPVIGHYQASYADPMRDRTHGRIWRVSAKGRASIKQPNLAAMKPAELLEQLRSPERWTRYQAKRLLFDAAREDVLPAAKTFVAHVPLNTPENEPLLLEVIGVFEAHETPYLELLQRLLNAKDARVRAYGTRVAGMWADRLPESLTLLRERVQDENPRVRLESVVAASYVPKAEAVEIIAAAVDLPRDPFLDYAIRQSARASQSRWAAAFTSGQLKFGGAPQTDYLTRLLGTPPKQASPGERLYEMACLPCHQPEGKGLPGVYPPLIGSEWVKGDPSRLIKIVLHGLSGPLKVAGQSFGGPGAVPMPSMGGLTNEQLADVLTFVRGTFGANASAVTAAQVEAVRTATRQRETPWTVQELLE